The following are encoded in a window of Flavobacterium psychrotrophum genomic DNA:
- a CDS encoding phosphorylase family protein, with translation MISVLIADDNQNKIKNLRKVISEISTDINLDTTTNVIFAKRMITENHYDLLVLDLALPMRDGDDPLPINGINFLADINRGSGKLKRPFHIIGFSAFDEHITNFKEQFETELWSLIKYDETNTSWRNQISTKIQYLIKSKSDLSSYNSKQYDFDLAIITALRNPELNSILKLEADWKTLKLDKDSTEYHVGVFTKEDKRIKVVAASAPQMGMVAAAVLTTKLLTNFRPKYIVMTGIAGGVKGIGNFGDILISDIAFDSGSGKIKTSEQGEQEFSPDFRSINLNADLKESLLSCKGSREFLNEIKSKWVLNNMSSELNIHVGPLASGASVLENQKALDQIKIHSRKLIGIDMETYGVFYAAENFIKPKPIAALSIKSISDFGDKEKNDDYQPYASYTSASFLYYFALNKMDFDI, from the coding sequence ATGATATCAGTATTAATAGCAGACGATAATCAAAATAAAATAAAAAATCTTAGGAAAGTAATAAGTGAAATATCTACCGATATAAACCTTGATACTACAACAAATGTAATCTTTGCAAAAAGAATGATTACGGAAAATCACTATGACTTATTAGTTTTAGATTTAGCGCTTCCAATGCGAGATGGTGACGATCCATTACCAATAAACGGAATAAATTTTTTGGCTGATATTAATAGAGGTTCAGGAAAATTGAAAAGACCATTTCACATTATTGGTTTTTCAGCATTTGATGAACACATTACAAATTTCAAAGAACAGTTTGAAACTGAACTTTGGAGTTTAATTAAATATGATGAAACAAATACTAGTTGGAGAAATCAAATTAGCACAAAAATTCAGTACCTGATAAAATCAAAATCGGACTTAAGCTCTTATAATTCAAAACAATATGATTTTGATTTAGCAATAATTACAGCCCTGCGTAATCCTGAGTTGAACAGCATCCTTAAATTAGAAGCTGATTGGAAAACACTAAAATTAGATAAAGATTCAACCGAATATCACGTTGGAGTATTCACTAAAGAAGATAAGCGTATTAAAGTCGTCGCAGCATCAGCTCCTCAAATGGGAATGGTTGCCGCAGCTGTATTAACTACAAAGTTGTTAACAAACTTCAGACCAAAATATATTGTTATGACCGGAATTGCAGGCGGAGTTAAAGGAATTGGCAATTTTGGAGATATATTGATCAGTGATATTGCTTTCGACAGTGGAAGCGGAAAAATTAAAACTTCTGAACAAGGAGAGCAAGAATTCTCTCCAGATTTTCGATCTATTAACTTGAATGCTGATTTAAAAGAAAGCTTGTTATCTTGCAAGGGTAGTAGAGAATTTTTAAATGAAATTAAATCGAAGTGGGTTTTAAATAATATGTCTTCAGAACTTAACATTCATGTAGGTCCATTAGCGTCAGGTGCCAGCGTTCTTGAAAATCAAAAAGCTTTAGACCAGATAAAAATACACAGTAGAAAATTGATAGGAATTGATATGGAAACATATGGAGTATTTTATGCGGCTGAAAATTTTATAAAACCTAAACCTATAGCTGCATTATCCATAAAGTCTATTTCTGACTTTGGCGATAAGGAAAAAAATGATGATTATCAACCATACGCATCTTACACAAGCGCATCGTTTTTATATTATTTTGCATTGAATAAAATGGATTTTGATATATAA
- a CDS encoding response regulator, producing MNILVIEDDPNKSKQILDFISKNLLDATCELKKSYQSGLKEVLSKPYDIILLDMQLPNFEIKPGEDGYKFRKLAGFDILRELKRKNIQSRVIVVTQFETFGEGESYIELEGLKHKLNNSFPTLYVDTVFYSADKSIWQKQLNEIIVRTIR from the coding sequence ATTAGATTTTATATCTAAAAATTTATTGGATGCTACGTGTGAATTAAAAAAGTCATATCAATCGGGTTTGAAAGAGGTTTTATCTAAACCTTACGATATTATACTTTTAGATATGCAACTTCCTAACTTTGAAATCAAACCAGGGGAGGATGGGTATAAATTTAGGAAATTAGCAGGCTTCGATATTCTTCGTGAATTAAAGCGTAAAAATATTCAATCTAGGGTGATTGTTGTTACGCAATTTGAAACGTTTGGAGAAGGAGAGTCTTACATAGAATTAGAGGGGCTCAAACATAAATTAAATAACTCCTTTCCTACTCTTTATGTAGATACAGTATTTTATTCTGCTGATAAATCTATATGGCAAAAACAACTTAACGAAATAATAGTAAGAACGATAAGATGA